Proteins found in one Odocoileus virginianus isolate 20LAN1187 ecotype Illinois unplaced genomic scaffold, Ovbor_1.2 Unplaced_Contig_23, whole genome shotgun sequence genomic segment:
- the GSDMD gene encoding gasdermin-D isoform X1, with protein sequence MASAFEKVVRSVVRELDHKELTPVDSLRSSASFQPYSLLSRKPLSSRFWRPRYMCVNLSIRDILEPDMPEPALECGGIFQFQDTMDGQLQGSMKLAAPGQGRLSGGAAVSGSSSASMDLCTLRVAPNTWEAMHRERRLRQPEPKTLQQLRSRGDDVFVVTEVLQTQKEVEVTRTHKQEGSGQFALPGALCLQGKGEGHLSRKKMVTIPSGSTLAFRVAQLVIGSDWDILLFPDKKQRTFPLLRAGRRPSSSADGHPCSCFSLASIRALSDYFQFQSDGSMEHWLATTDGFQGLRAEVEAWAMGLEGLSKGPCGRLLGGLGQVLWDEPALQALEESLEQGLCSGQVEPQDGPVGTILESLVLPSGRLEAELAGPVFYLLQGLAALSEAQHVLLAKVLETGALLGTFRLVESLVEQSSPWQERQAVSLPPECLGDSWGSEAPAWALLEACGLEPQVRVYREERRPPGPEPWSLGLAGHREVVTDSARQLLSPWSCHNLEKLVGASLRSSSWWNAREAMFPSCPARRCPAAPGLAKQKGQESLVVQ encoded by the exons ATGGCATCGGCCTTTGAGAAGGTGGTCAGGAGTGTGGTCCGGGAGCTGGACCACAAGGAGCTAACCCCTGTGGACAGCCTGCGGAGCTCCGCCAGCTTCCAGCCCTACAGCCTTTTGAGCAGGAAGCCCTTGAGCTCACGGTTCTGGAGACCACGCTACATGTGTGTCAACTTGTCCATCAGGGACATCCTGGAGCCCGACATGCCGGAGCCAG CCCTGGAGTGTGGTGGCATCTTCCAGTTCCAAGACACGATGGACGGGCAGCTGCAGGGCAGCATGAAGCTGGCAGCCCCAGGACAGGGCAGGCTCTCAGGCGGGGCCGCGGTGTCCGGCAGCTCCAGTGCCTCGATGGACCTGTGCACTCTGAGAGTGGCCcccaacacctgggaagccatgcacCGCGAGAG ACGCCTGCGGCAGCCTGAGCCCAAAACCCTGCAGCAGCTGCGGAGTCGGGGGGATGACGTGTTCGTAGTGACCGAGGTGCTGCAGACACAGAAGGAGGTGGAGGTCACCCGGACGCACAAGCAGGAGGGCTCAGGCCAGTTTGCACTTCCGGGAGCCCTCTGCTTGCAG GGCAAAGGCGAGGGCCACCTGAGCCGGAAGAAGATGGTCACCATCCCCTCAGGCAGCACCCTCGCATTTCGGGTGGCCCAGCTGGTTATTGGCTCTGACTGGG ACATCCTCCTCTTCCCAGACAAGAAGCAAAGGACCTTCCCGTTGCTGCGGGCAG gcCGCAGGCCCTCCAGCAGTGCAGACGGCCATCCGTGTTCCTGCTTCAGCTTGGCCTCCATAAGGGCCCTCTCTGACTACTTCCAGTTCCAGTCGG ATGGGTCCATGGAGCACTGGCTGGCGACCACTGATGGCTTCCAGGGCCTGCGGGCAGAGGTGGAGGCCTGGGCCATGGGCCTGGAGGGCTTGTCCAAGGGGCCATGTGGGCGGCTGCTGGGTGGCCTGGGGCAGGTGCTATGGGACGAGCCGGCTCTGCAAGCCCTGGAGGAGTCG CTGGAGCAGGGCCTGTGCAGTGGGCAGGTGGAGCCACAGGATGGCCCGGTGGGCACCATCCTCGAGTCCCTGGTGCTGCCCTCTGGACGGCTGGAAGCAGAGCTTGCAGGCCCCGTCTTCTACCTGCTGCAAGGGCTAGCAG CGCTGAGTGAAGCCCAGCACGTGCTGCTGGCTAAGGTGCTGGAGACGGGGGCCCTGTTGGGGACCTTTCGGCTG GTGGAGAGCCTTGTGGAGCAGAGCAGCCCGTGGCAGGAGCGCCAGGCTGTGTCCCTGCCGCCCGAGTGCCTGGGCGACAGCTGGGGCTCAGAGGCACCCGCCTGGGCCCTGCTGGAGGCGTGCGGCCTGGAGCCCCAG GTAAGAGTCTATCGAGAGGAGAGGAGACCTCCCGGCCCTGAGCCGTGGTCCCTGGGCCTTGCCGGGCACAGAGAGGTGGTGACTGACTCAGCCAGGCAGTTACTCTCACCCTGGAGTTGTCACAACCTGGAGAAACTTGTGGGAGCCAGTCTGCGGTCCTCCTCTTGGTGGAATGCAAGGGAAGCCATGTTCCCTTCCTGTCCGGCTCGCCGCTGCCCTGCAGCCCCAGGACTGGCTAAACAGAAGGGACAagaatccctggtggtccagtag
- the GSDMD gene encoding gasdermin-D isoform X2 yields MASAFEKVVRSVVRELDHKELTPVDSLRSSASFQPYSLLSRKPLSSRFWRPRYMCVNLSIRDILEPDMPEPALECGGIFQFQDTMDGQLQGSMKLAAPGQGRLSGGAAVSGSSSASMDLCTLRVAPNTWEAMHRERRLRQPEPKTLQQLRSRGDDVFVVTEVLQTQKEVEVTRTHKQEGSGQFALPGALCLQGKGEGHLSRKKMVTIPSGSTLAFRVAQLVIGSDWGRRPSSSADGHPCSCFSLASIRALSDYFQFQSDGSMEHWLATTDGFQGLRAEVEAWAMGLEGLSKGPCGRLLGGLGQVLWDEPALQALEESLEQGLCSGQVEPQDGPVGTILESLVLPSGRLEAELAGPVFYLLQGLAALSEAQHVLLAKVLETGALLGTFRLVESLVEQSSPWQERQAVSLPPECLGDSWGSEAPAWALLEACGLEPQVRVYREERRPPGPEPWSLGLAGHREVVTDSARQLLSPWSCHNLEKLVGASLRSSSWWNAREAMFPSCPARRCPAAPGLAKQKGQESLVVQ; encoded by the exons ATGGCATCGGCCTTTGAGAAGGTGGTCAGGAGTGTGGTCCGGGAGCTGGACCACAAGGAGCTAACCCCTGTGGACAGCCTGCGGAGCTCCGCCAGCTTCCAGCCCTACAGCCTTTTGAGCAGGAAGCCCTTGAGCTCACGGTTCTGGAGACCACGCTACATGTGTGTCAACTTGTCCATCAGGGACATCCTGGAGCCCGACATGCCGGAGCCAG CCCTGGAGTGTGGTGGCATCTTCCAGTTCCAAGACACGATGGACGGGCAGCTGCAGGGCAGCATGAAGCTGGCAGCCCCAGGACAGGGCAGGCTCTCAGGCGGGGCCGCGGTGTCCGGCAGCTCCAGTGCCTCGATGGACCTGTGCACTCTGAGAGTGGCCcccaacacctgggaagccatgcacCGCGAGAG ACGCCTGCGGCAGCCTGAGCCCAAAACCCTGCAGCAGCTGCGGAGTCGGGGGGATGACGTGTTCGTAGTGACCGAGGTGCTGCAGACACAGAAGGAGGTGGAGGTCACCCGGACGCACAAGCAGGAGGGCTCAGGCCAGTTTGCACTTCCGGGAGCCCTCTGCTTGCAG GGCAAAGGCGAGGGCCACCTGAGCCGGAAGAAGATGGTCACCATCCCCTCAGGCAGCACCCTCGCATTTCGGGTGGCCCAGCTGGTTATTGGCTCTGACTGGG gcCGCAGGCCCTCCAGCAGTGCAGACGGCCATCCGTGTTCCTGCTTCAGCTTGGCCTCCATAAGGGCCCTCTCTGACTACTTCCAGTTCCAGTCGG ATGGGTCCATGGAGCACTGGCTGGCGACCACTGATGGCTTCCAGGGCCTGCGGGCAGAGGTGGAGGCCTGGGCCATGGGCCTGGAGGGCTTGTCCAAGGGGCCATGTGGGCGGCTGCTGGGTGGCCTGGGGCAGGTGCTATGGGACGAGCCGGCTCTGCAAGCCCTGGAGGAGTCG CTGGAGCAGGGCCTGTGCAGTGGGCAGGTGGAGCCACAGGATGGCCCGGTGGGCACCATCCTCGAGTCCCTGGTGCTGCCCTCTGGACGGCTGGAAGCAGAGCTTGCAGGCCCCGTCTTCTACCTGCTGCAAGGGCTAGCAG CGCTGAGTGAAGCCCAGCACGTGCTGCTGGCTAAGGTGCTGGAGACGGGGGCCCTGTTGGGGACCTTTCGGCTG GTGGAGAGCCTTGTGGAGCAGAGCAGCCCGTGGCAGGAGCGCCAGGCTGTGTCCCTGCCGCCCGAGTGCCTGGGCGACAGCTGGGGCTCAGAGGCACCCGCCTGGGCCCTGCTGGAGGCGTGCGGCCTGGAGCCCCAG GTAAGAGTCTATCGAGAGGAGAGGAGACCTCCCGGCCCTGAGCCGTGGTCCCTGGGCCTTGCCGGGCACAGAGAGGTGGTGACTGACTCAGCCAGGCAGTTACTCTCACCCTGGAGTTGTCACAACCTGGAGAAACTTGTGGGAGCCAGTCTGCGGTCCTCCTCTTGGTGGAATGCAAGGGAAGCCATGTTCCCTTCCTGTCCGGCTCGCCGCTGCCCTGCAGCCCCAGGACTGGCTAAACAGAAGGGACAagaatccctggtggtccagtag
- the GSDMD gene encoding gasdermin-D isoform X3, translated as MASAFEKVVRSVVRELDHKELTPVDSLRSSASFQPYSLLSRKPLSSRFWRPRYMCVNLSIRDILEPDMPEPALECGGIFQFQDTMDGQLQGSMKLAAPGQGRLSGGAAVSGSSSASMDLCTLRVAPNTWEAMHRERRLRQPEPKTLQQLRSRGDDVFVVTEVLQTQKEVEVTRTHKQEGSGQFALPGALCLQGKGEGHLSRKKMVTIPSGSTLAFRVAQLVIGSDWDILLFPDKKQRTFPLLRAGRRPSSSADGHPCSCFSLASIRALSDYFQFQSDGSMEHWLATTDGFQGLRAEVEAWAMGLEGLSKGPCGRLLGGLGQVLWDEPALQALEESLEQGLCSGQVEPQDGPVGTILESLVLPSGRLEAELAGPVFYLLQGLAALSEAQHVLLAKVLETGALLGTFRLVESLVEQSSPWQERQAVSLPPECLGDSWGSEAPAWALLEACGLEPQVGAPQVCWEPGACSCACALYACLALLLRLSRLC; from the exons ATGGCATCGGCCTTTGAGAAGGTGGTCAGGAGTGTGGTCCGGGAGCTGGACCACAAGGAGCTAACCCCTGTGGACAGCCTGCGGAGCTCCGCCAGCTTCCAGCCCTACAGCCTTTTGAGCAGGAAGCCCTTGAGCTCACGGTTCTGGAGACCACGCTACATGTGTGTCAACTTGTCCATCAGGGACATCCTGGAGCCCGACATGCCGGAGCCAG CCCTGGAGTGTGGTGGCATCTTCCAGTTCCAAGACACGATGGACGGGCAGCTGCAGGGCAGCATGAAGCTGGCAGCCCCAGGACAGGGCAGGCTCTCAGGCGGGGCCGCGGTGTCCGGCAGCTCCAGTGCCTCGATGGACCTGTGCACTCTGAGAGTGGCCcccaacacctgggaagccatgcacCGCGAGAG ACGCCTGCGGCAGCCTGAGCCCAAAACCCTGCAGCAGCTGCGGAGTCGGGGGGATGACGTGTTCGTAGTGACCGAGGTGCTGCAGACACAGAAGGAGGTGGAGGTCACCCGGACGCACAAGCAGGAGGGCTCAGGCCAGTTTGCACTTCCGGGAGCCCTCTGCTTGCAG GGCAAAGGCGAGGGCCACCTGAGCCGGAAGAAGATGGTCACCATCCCCTCAGGCAGCACCCTCGCATTTCGGGTGGCCCAGCTGGTTATTGGCTCTGACTGGG ACATCCTCCTCTTCCCAGACAAGAAGCAAAGGACCTTCCCGTTGCTGCGGGCAG gcCGCAGGCCCTCCAGCAGTGCAGACGGCCATCCGTGTTCCTGCTTCAGCTTGGCCTCCATAAGGGCCCTCTCTGACTACTTCCAGTTCCAGTCGG ATGGGTCCATGGAGCACTGGCTGGCGACCACTGATGGCTTCCAGGGCCTGCGGGCAGAGGTGGAGGCCTGGGCCATGGGCCTGGAGGGCTTGTCCAAGGGGCCATGTGGGCGGCTGCTGGGTGGCCTGGGGCAGGTGCTATGGGACGAGCCGGCTCTGCAAGCCCTGGAGGAGTCG CTGGAGCAGGGCCTGTGCAGTGGGCAGGTGGAGCCACAGGATGGCCCGGTGGGCACCATCCTCGAGTCCCTGGTGCTGCCCTCTGGACGGCTGGAAGCAGAGCTTGCAGGCCCCGTCTTCTACCTGCTGCAAGGGCTAGCAG CGCTGAGTGAAGCCCAGCACGTGCTGCTGGCTAAGGTGCTGGAGACGGGGGCCCTGTTGGGGACCTTTCGGCTG GTGGAGAGCCTTGTGGAGCAGAGCAGCCCGTGGCAGGAGCGCCAGGCTGTGTCCCTGCCGCCCGAGTGCCTGGGCGACAGCTGGGGCTCAGAGGCACCCGCCTGGGCCCTGCTGGAGGCGTGCGGCCTGGAGCCCCAGGTGGGCGCCCCCCAAGTGTGCTGGGAGCCGGGGGCCTGCAGCTGCGCGTGCGCACTTTACGCCTGCCTGGCACTGCTGCTCAGGCTGAGCCGGCTCTGCTAG